A genome region from Rhizobium sp. N324 includes the following:
- a CDS encoding TfuA-like protein: MKVLFVGPSLGSDLTAARAMSPRIDFRPPAACGDILKAVHDGATAIGLVDGYFGDLPSVWHKEILFALEHDVAVAGGASMGALRAAECAPFGMVGLGSIFEDYEAGRLLDDEAVALVHAPQALGWLPLSVPWVDFEPTVDALFANGEISSGERKKLLLAGRFLHFSERTYAKVADECHFRKPRRDQILAAVRQHRVERKRSDARLVLDWLRRDEFLPVNRDWRFAATSHWELLHAEVTRNAVAVTLE; the protein is encoded by the coding sequence CGCATCGACTTCCGGCCGCCGGCCGCCTGCGGTGACATCCTGAAGGCCGTTCACGACGGCGCCACCGCCATCGGCCTCGTCGACGGTTATTTCGGCGATCTGCCCTCGGTCTGGCACAAGGAAATTCTGTTCGCGCTCGAACATGATGTCGCCGTTGCCGGCGGCGCCAGCATGGGCGCGCTGCGGGCGGCCGAATGCGCGCCCTTCGGCATGGTCGGGCTCGGCTCGATCTTCGAAGATTACGAGGCCGGGCGGCTGCTCGACGACGAGGCCGTCGCGCTGGTGCACGCGCCGCAGGCTCTCGGCTGGCTGCCGCTTTCGGTGCCATGGGTCGATTTCGAGCCGACCGTTGATGCGCTCTTTGCCAATGGCGAGATCTCGTCAGGCGAGCGCAAGAAACTGCTGCTTGCCGGCCGTTTCCTGCATTTTTCCGAACGCACCTATGCCAAGGTCGCCGACGAGTGCCACTTCCGCAAGCCGCGCCGCGACCAGATCCTCGCCGCTGTCCGTCAGCATCGCGTCGAGCGCAAGCGCAGCGACGCCCGGCTGGTGCTGGATTGGCTGCGCCGGGACGAATTCCTGCCCGTCAACCGTGACTGGCGCTTCGCCGCGACCTCGCATTGGGAGCTCTTGCACGCCGAAGTCACGCGCAATGCGGTTGCTGTAACGCTGGAATAA